The genomic window TTTTTTTGGGGAGGGCAGCAACATGAGGATGGTGCGATTGAGGTCTTCGACCACCAGCAGGCGGCCCTGGCGGTCGACGGCAATACCGGTGGGCTTGCCCATTGGGCGCACGCCGGGCTTGGGGTCCCAGCCCGAGAGCCAGTCGATCGGCTTGCCTGAAGGCAGCCCCTGCGCGTTGAGCTTGTAGCCGACCACGCGGTGACCCGGCGGTTGGTGGCCGCGCCATGCGACCAGAACCTGGCCGGCGAAGCGGCTGCCAGTGGGGCCGACCATCATCTGCAGTGGCGCGACGTGCGCTGGCCAAAGCATGAGCGGAGCTTCGGTCGTCTTGCAGTCGTACCGGTCCTCGTAGCCACGCGCGGGCTGGCGATTGCCGACGCAGTAAGGCCAGCCGTAATCGCGGCCGGCCTGCAGGCGGTTGAGTTCTTCGGGCGGCTGACCGACTTCTTCATAGTCGATGGAGTTCTCGCCTTGCAGCACCGTGCCCTTGGCCGGCCCGTCGGGCAGGACGGTCAGCGCGACCGAATTGCGCAGGCCTGTCGCAAAAGGCTTGAAGCTCTGCAGCTTGAAACCCGGCGTCGCCAACACGGCTTCGTAGACCGCAGCGCGAGGCTTCGGTCTGGCCAGGTCCGGGCAAGGCAGGGGGAACTGCTTCGCCGTGTCACGGCAATTGTCGGAATCTGAGCCGACGTTGACGAAGAGATGCCCGTCCGGCGCGAACGCCAGTTCCTTGAGAGGATGCGTGCCGTTGCCGGGCAGGCCGTCGATCAACGGCTCGCGCTGCAGCGCGCCGCCGAGAGCAGGGATCGGCGTGCGCCAGATCGCGCTCGACTCGCCGATGTACGCCTTGCCGTCCGGTCCGATGACGAGTCCCAATGGGCGATCGAGCTGCTCAGCCAGTACGGTGAACCGCGCCCGCCGCGGGGCCGGGCCGTCGGTCGGCAGCGTCATCTCGAGCAGTCGGCCATGGCGCGGCTCCCATGAGCCCATGTCGACCACCCAGTAGCGGCCCGGCGCAACTTCGAGGATGCGGCGCGGTGCGCGCAGGCCCTGGGCCTCATCGGCCAGCAGCGCGACGCAGGTGCCGGTAGGACTCGTGATGTCGAGCCGTGCGTAGTCGCCGCACATGCCTTGCGGTGTGTAGCCGCGTGCTTGACCGGCGAAAGGCGCCAGCCCGCACAAAGCCAGCGCGGCAAACGATGCAAAGCGGGTGAAGGTCATGACGGTGCGCGCGCCAGAAGCATGGCGTCACCGTAGCTGAAGAATCGATAGCGCCGAGCGATGGCGTGCGCATACAGCGCCATCACGTGTTCGTAGCCGGCGAAGGCGCTGACCAGCATCATCAAGGTGCTCTTCGGCAAATGGAAGTTGG from Variovorax sp. PAMC28562 includes these protein-coding regions:
- a CDS encoding PQQ-dependent sugar dehydrogenase is translated as MTFTRFASFAALALCGLAPFAGQARGYTPQGMCGDYARLDITSPTGTCVALLADEAQGLRAPRRILEVAPGRYWVVDMGSWEPRHGRLLEMTLPTDGPAPRRARFTVLAEQLDRPLGLVIGPDGKAYIGESSAIWRTPIPALGGALQREPLIDGLPGNGTHPLKELAFAPDGHLFVNVGSDSDNCRDTAKQFPLPCPDLARPKPRAAVYEAVLATPGFKLQSFKPFATGLRNSVALTVLPDGPAKGTVLQGENSIDYEEVGQPPEELNRLQAGRDYGWPYCVGNRQPARGYEDRYDCKTTEAPLMLWPAHVAPLQMMVGPTGSRFAGQVLVAWRGHQPPGHRVVGYKLNAQGLPSGKPIDWLSGWDPKPGVRPMGKPTGIAVDRQGRLLVVEDLNRTILMLLPSPKK